The proteins below come from a single Pleuronectes platessa chromosome 1, fPlePla1.1, whole genome shotgun sequence genomic window:
- the chrna5 gene encoding neuronal acetylcholine receptor subunit alpha-5, producing the protein MMLRAGGAATFLTLLLLLPLLCCCHLCHSLRVPKISSYAKAEDKLFQYLFGGYQKWVRPVEYLNQTICVKFGLAISQLVDVDEKNQLMTTNVWMKQEWTDMKLRWNPDDYLGIKTIRVPSDRLWLPDVVLYDNSDGRFEGTVTKAVVKYDGTISWTPPANYKSACSIDVTFFPFDLQNCSMKFGSWTYDGSQVDIIMEDFHVDKQDYFDNGEWEIVKATGSRGLRTDGCSSYPTITYFFIIRRLPLFYTLFLIIPCIGLSFLTILVFYLPSNCGEKISLCTSVLVSLTVFLLVIEEIIPSSSKAIPLIGEYLVFTMIFVTLSIIITVFAINIHHRSSSTHHGMAPWVRKIFLHRLPKLLCMRGHVDRYATAGVVGAGGAVGLGMMKDSAPGLTPPLYTRLHLQAALDSIRYITMHVVKENEVREVVQDWKFVAQVLDRMFLWAFLLVAILGSALLFIPVIYKWASIIVPDHVGSYL; encoded by the exons ATGATGCTGAGAGCCGGAGGGGCAGCCACCttcctcacactgctgctgctgctgccgctgctgtgctgctgccacCTGTGCCACTCACTGC GGGTACCAAAGATCTCATCGTATGCTAAGGCAGAGGACAAGCTGTTTCAATACCTCTTTGGAGGCTACCAAAAATGGGTTCGTCCGGTGGAATATCTAAACCAGACGATCTGTGTGAAGTTCGGACTGGCCATCTCCCAGCTAGTTGATGTG GATGAGAAAAACCAGCTGATGACAACCAATGTGTGGATGAAACAG gAGTGGACTGACATGAAACTTAGATGGAACCCTGATGACTATCTTGGCATCAAAACTATCCGTGTCCCCTCGGACAGGCTGTGGCTGCCTGACGTGGTGCTGTACGATAA CTCTGATGGGCGTTTTGAGGGAACTGTCACCAAAGCTGTTGTTAAGTATGATGGAACGATATCATGGACGCCACCAGCCAATTACAAATCAGCCTGCTCCATTGACGTCACCTTCTTCCCATTTGACCTCCAGAACTGCTCCATGAAGTTCGGCTCCTGGACGTATGACGGCTCCCAG GTGGACATCATTATGGAGGACTTCCACGTAGACAAACAGGACTATTTTGACAACGGTGAATGGGAGATAGTAAAAGCCACAGGCAGCCGTGGTCTGAGGACAGATGGCTGCTCTTCCTACCCCACCATCACCTACTTCTTCATCATCCGCAGGTTGCCTCTTTTCTACACCCTCTTTCTCATCATCCCCTGCATCGGCCTGTCCTTTCTCACCATCCTTGTCTTCTACCTGCCCTCCAACTGCGGCGAGAAGATCTCCCTCTGCACCTCAGTGCTGGTGTCGCTCACTGTCTTCCTACTGGTCATCGAAGAGATCATCCCGTCCTCCTCCAAGGCTATCCCTCTCATCGGGGAGTACCTGGTGTTCACCATGATTTTCGTCACGCtgtccatcatcatcacagtcTTTGCCATCAACATCCATCACCGTTCCTCCTCCACACATCACGGCATGGCGCCCTGGGTGAGGAAGATTTTCCTGCATCGACTGCCTAAGCTGCTGTGCATGCGTGGCCATGTGGACCGTTATGCCACAGCTGGAGTGGTTGGGGCGGGAGGAGCCGTAGGTCTGGGTATGATGAAGGATTCAGCACCTGGACTCACCCCCCCACTCTACACGAGACTTCACCTGCAAGCAGCTTTAGATTCTATTCGCTACATAACCATGCATGTGGTCAAAGAAAATGAGGTCAGAGAG GTGGTACAGGACTGGAAGTTTGTAGCCCAGGTTCTGGATAGAATGTTTCTGTGGGCCTTCCTCCTGGTTGCGATCCTGGGTTctgctctcctcttcatcccagTTATTTACAAATGGGCCAGCATCATTGTCCCTGACCATGTTGGAAGTTACCTCTAA
- the LOC128439565 gene encoding UDP-glucuronosyltransferase 2C1-like, with translation MPPDGNIKRFLLLLSVVFLTLRICHGGRILIVPMEGSHWVNMDIMIRALHSRGHSIDVVRTDESWYIKDHSLHYNTITVSVSETFNHDFINPIVKKIIDIERGESSALTFASLQVEMFTAMFNMHRITCQMATVMFKDKDLMNSLKERKYDLVLTDPAWGAGIMLAHALQIPLVFNVRWITSGEGHLAIAPSPLSYIPMTGSGLSDKMSFIQRLKNLFFFAIWQIQDGFLINSQYQAVCDKFFGPEVRYSDLLQGADLWLMRVDFVFEFPRTTMPNVVYIGGFQCKPAEPLPEHLEVFVQSSGEHGVIIMSLGTFVSELPADMTNKMAAAFAKLPQKVIWRHKGDRPATLGNNTLLVDWMPQNDLLGHPKIKLFVAHGGTNGVQEAIYHGVPVVGLPVFFDQNDNLLRLKERGGAKILTLATVDKDSNFLEAIQEVLTEPSYRLNMQRLSRLHRDQPMKPLDTALFWIEFVMRHKGAAHLRTESYRLPWYSYHSVDVVLSFLAAVAVITLLPLVFVRYLRLEKSKKKKKQ, from the coding sequence ATGCCGCCTGATGGAAACATTAAGAGGTTCCTTCTCCTTTTATCTGTTGTCTTCCTGACGTTGAGAATATGTCACGGGGGCAGGATCTTGATTGTACCTATGGAGGGAAGCCACTGGGTGAACATGGATATCATGATCAGAGCGCTGCACTCTCGAGGACACTCCATCGATGTGGTTCGAACCGATGAGAGCTGGTACATCAAGGATCACTCTCTGCACTACAACACGATAACAGTGTCCGTCTCTGAGACCTTCAATCACGACTTCATTAACCCCATCGTGAAAAAGATCATCGACATAGAGAGGGGGGAGAGTTCTGCTCTGACCTTTGCGAGTTTGCAGGTTGAGATGTTTACTGCCATGTTTAACATGCATAGAATAACATGCCAAATGGCAACTGTTATGTTTAAAGATAAAGACTTGATGAATAGTTTGAAGGAGAGAAAATATGACCTGGTCCTCACTGATCCAGCCTGGGGTGCAGGTATAATGTTGGCTCACGCTCTTCAAATACCTCTGGTTTTTAACGTGCGCTGGATTACAAGCGGAGAGGGACATTTGGCAATTGCACCTTCTCCTTTGTCTTACATCCCGATGACCGGCTCTGGCCTGTCAGATAAGATGAGTTTCATACAAAGActaaaaaatctttttttttttgccatttggCAAATTCAGGATGGATTTTTAATTAACTCTCAATATCAAGCAGTTTGTGACAAGTTCTTTGGTCCAGAAGTCAGATACAGTGACTTACTACAAGGAGCTGACCTTTGGCTGATGAGAGTGGACTTTGTGTTTGAGTTTCCACGAACAACTATGCCTAATGTTGTTTATATAGGAGGGTTTCAGTGTAAACCTGCTGAACCACTTCCTGAACACTTAGAGGTGTTTGTCCAGAGCTCTGGAGAGCATGGAGTCATCATCATGTCTCTGGGAACGTTTGTGAGTGAACTTCCTGCTGACATGACCAACAAGATGGCTGCAGCTTTTGCTAAATTACCTCAGAAAGTCATCTGGAGGCATAAAGGTGACAGACCGGCAACTTTGGGCAACAACACTTTACTCGTCGACTGGATGCCACAGAATGACCTCCTGGGACATCCAAAGATTAAACTATTTGTTGCTCACGGGGGAACAAATGGAGTTCAAGAGGCTATTTATCATGGAGTCCCAGTTGTGGGTCTACCTGTGTTTTTTGACCAGAACGACAACCTGCTCCgtctgaaagagagaggaggagctaaGATTCTTACATTAGCCACAGTGGACAAAGACAGCAACTTCCTAGAAGCAATACAGGAAGTCTTGACTGAGCCCTCCTACAGGCTGAACATGCAGAGACTCTCCAGGCTGCACAGAGATCAGCCAATGAAACCACTGGACACTGCCCTCTTCTGGATAGAGTTTGTCATGAGACACAAAGGTGCAGCTCACCTGAGAACGGAGTCCTACAGACTGCCCTGGTACTCCTACCACTCTGTAGATGTAGTTCTGTCTTTCCTGGCTGCTGTTGCAGTGAttactcttcttcctcttgtatTTGTCAGATATTTACGACTTGAGaaaagcaaaaagaagaaaaagcaatGA